A stretch of Paenibacillus mucilaginosus 3016 DNA encodes these proteins:
- a CDS encoding PLP-dependent aminotransferase family protein, with product MTKYAEILADLERKIQEGHYVSGQKLPSIRHAAKQYACSISTITRAYSELEKRHAAYSIAQSGYYVVDKPGSRSPVTESAKIDFASISPDPSVFPYLDFQHCLNQALDTYKSDLFTCGEAEGLDTLRHTLVSHLAGDQVFSKAERIFVTPGANRALEILAKMPFPNGKSVILVEQPSYDLYLRFLEAEGVPVCGIARTAAGLDLGELEAKFRQGGIKFFYTMPRYHSPLGTSYRADERKAIARLASQYDVYVVEDDYMADLGEDPGTDPVYAYNRTSHVVYLKSFSKIIFPGLRLGAAVIPEKLLETFRTFKRYADTSQLSQAALEVYIKSGMYERHRHKIRASYTARISALTEAVRRHNEAGLLQIPDIRSGVYVPFKLPLTVNLERLTERLAAKEILVVSGKRFYLKEYREREKFLRISIARAQPGQIEQGVREIIEEVRREVGSPY from the coding sequence GTGACGAAATATGCGGAGATCCTCGCCGATCTCGAGCGCAAGATCCAGGAAGGACATTATGTATCGGGTCAAAAGCTGCCTTCGATCCGCCATGCCGCGAAGCAGTATGCCTGCAGCATCAGCACCATCACAAGGGCCTACTCGGAACTGGAGAAGCGCCACGCCGCCTACTCGATTGCGCAAAGCGGCTATTACGTGGTGGATAAGCCGGGGAGCCGCAGCCCTGTGACAGAGAGCGCGAAGATTGATTTTGCCTCCATATCGCCGGATCCGAGCGTGTTTCCGTATCTGGATTTCCAGCACTGCCTGAACCAAGCCCTGGATACCTACAAATCCGATTTGTTCACCTGCGGTGAGGCCGAAGGGCTGGATACGCTTCGTCATACGCTCGTTTCGCATTTGGCCGGTGATCAAGTATTCTCCAAAGCGGAACGGATCTTCGTCACGCCGGGGGCTAATCGGGCGCTTGAGATCTTGGCCAAAATGCCGTTTCCGAACGGGAAGTCGGTCATCCTTGTCGAGCAGCCGAGCTATGATCTTTATTTACGGTTCCTCGAGGCGGAGGGCGTTCCGGTATGCGGGATCGCCCGCACGGCAGCGGGCCTGGACTTAGGTGAACTGGAAGCGAAATTCAGACAGGGCGGAATCAAGTTCTTCTACACGATGCCCAGGTACCACAGCCCGCTCGGCACCTCGTACCGGGCGGATGAGAGGAAAGCCATCGCCCGATTGGCCAGCCAATATGACGTCTACGTCGTAGAGGACGATTATATGGCGGATCTGGGGGAAGATCCGGGCACCGATCCCGTCTACGCTTACAACCGCACTTCGCACGTCGTGTATTTGAAAAGCTTCTCGAAAATCATTTTCCCGGGACTGCGGCTCGGCGCCGCCGTGATCCCGGAGAAGCTGCTGGAGACATTCCGCACTTTCAAAAGATACGCGGACACCTCGCAGCTGTCCCAGGCGGCACTCGAAGTGTATATCAAAAGCGGCATGTACGAGCGGCACAGACACAAAATACGCGCATCTTATACGGCACGGATCAGCGCTCTGACTGAGGCGGTACGGCGGCATAACGAAGCTGGATTGCTGCAGATCCCGGATATCCGATCCGGTGTGTACGTTCCGTTCAAGCTGCCGCTGACGGTCAATCTGGAACGGCTCACCGAGCGGCTTGCGGCCAAGGAGATTCTGGTCGTCTCCGGCAAGCGGTTTTATTTAAAGGAATACAGGGAGCGGGAGAAGTTCCTGCGGATCAGCATCGCGAGAGCGCAGCCGGGGCAAATCGAGCAGGGGGTCCGGGAGATCATCGAAGAAGTGAGGCGGGAGGTCGGGTCCCCCTACTGA
- a CDS encoding nitroreductase family protein: MSSTVSTDAVTIMRERHSVRHFDAAHRLSEHEIKELLELAGSAPSSWNLQHWKFVVFTDAAAKAKLLPIACDQKQVVDASATVAVLGDLQANRNAEAVYSPVIRAGLQDAYAGYASERILFSQIEEAYAVDASSPYRRDEAIRNASLAAMQLMLAAKAKGLDSGPMVGFDADAFVRAFHVPPRYIPVLLVAIGRAAKPARPTSRFPVEQTVVWNGFEPEEGDTPG, from the coding sequence ATGTCATCCACCGTTTCAACCGATGCGGTCACCATCATGCGTGAGCGCCATTCCGTCAGACACTTTGATGCAGCGCACCGGCTCAGCGAACACGAGATCAAGGAGCTCCTGGAGCTGGCGGGCAGCGCCCCGTCGTCCTGGAATCTTCAGCACTGGAAGTTCGTGGTCTTCACGGATGCAGCCGCCAAGGCCAAGCTGCTTCCAATCGCTTGCGACCAAAAACAAGTCGTGGACGCTTCCGCGACCGTCGCCGTCCTCGGGGACCTACAGGCCAACCGGAATGCCGAAGCCGTGTACAGTCCCGTCATCCGGGCCGGACTCCAGGATGCTTACGCCGGCTACGCTTCCGAACGGATCTTGTTCTCCCAGATCGAGGAAGCTTATGCGGTGGACGCCTCTTCCCCCTATCGGCGCGATGAAGCGATCCGCAACGCATCGCTGGCCGCCATGCAGCTGATGCTTGCCGCGAAAGCGAAGGGACTCGACTCGGGACCGATGGTCGGCTTCGACGCCGATGCTTTCGTCCGGGCGTTCCATGTGCCGCCGCGCTATATTCCGGTCCTGCTCGTAGCCATTGGCAGGGCGGCTAAGCCGGCCCGGCCTACCTCCCGCTTCCCGGTGGAGCAGACGGTGGTCTGGAACGGGTTTGAGCCGGAGGAGGGAGACACTCCCGGTTGA